In the Chloroflexota bacterium genome, one interval contains:
- a CDS encoding phosphatase PAP2 family protein, producing the protein MVSADRAVFEWLNGLAGRWPALDSVMRLVVSDFFLPVVIALAVVMLWFAGRSQEERTRWQWTFIIANGGAGFANLAVSIFNSNFYRARPFIALEDVHVLFYRPHDPSFPSNAAAYGFAMATGVFLYNKKWGLVVGAFAFAFAFARVYAGMHFPLDVIGGALIGILVTWLFAKVLSLFEPFILRALALLRRVPMA; encoded by the coding sequence ATGGTTAGCGCCGACCGCGCCGTCTTCGAATGGCTGAACGGCCTCGCCGGGCGCTGGCCTGCGCTGGACAGCGTGATGCGCCTGGTGGTGAGCGACTTTTTCCTGCCGGTGGTCATCGCCCTTGCGGTGGTGATGCTCTGGTTCGCGGGGAGGTCGCAGGAAGAGCGCACGCGCTGGCAGTGGACCTTCATCATCGCCAACGGCGGAGCGGGCTTCGCCAACCTGGCCGTGAGCATCTTCAACTCGAACTTCTATCGCGCGCGCCCCTTCATCGCCCTGGAGGACGTCCACGTCCTCTTCTACCGCCCCCACGACCCCTCGTTCCCCAGCAACGCCGCCGCCTACGGCTTCGCTATGGCCACGGGCGTCTTCCTCTACAACAAGAAATGGGGCCTCGTCGTGGGAGCCTTCGCCTTCGCCTTCGCCTTCGCCCGCGTCTATGCCGGGATGCACTTCCCGCTGGACGTCATCGGCGGGGCGCTCATCGGCATCCTGGTGACGTGGCTCTTCGCGAAGGTTCTCTCGCTCTTCGAG
- a CDS encoding branched-chain amino acid transaminase, giving the protein MYAFYKNKYLPIAEAKMSILTHAFHYGTGCFEGVRGNWNEDDGQVYIFRALDHMERLINSAKILRIKVRFTAEEMVNIAAEVVRRGNHKEDVYIRPLAYKSAEVVANMKAHLLEDDVMVFAFPLGNYLDPNKGIHCGTSSWRRIDDLSIPARAKITGSYVNSVLAKTEAVESGFEEAIMLNQDGHVSEGSGENIFLVKNGKIITPAPGDNILIGITRESIMTLAKQELGLDTIERQVDRSELYQADEVFLTGTAAHLTPVAKIDHRAIGDGKIGPVTQRLQTLYFDAMRGKNKKYMHWCHPVYDKPAKGVARTNGAAAAARAGDRR; this is encoded by the coding sequence ATGTACGCTTTCTATAAGAACAAGTACCTGCCCATAGCCGAGGCCAAGATGTCCATCTTGACCCACGCCTTCCACTACGGCACCGGCTGCTTCGAAGGCGTCCGCGGCAACTGGAACGAGGATGACGGCCAGGTCTACATCTTCCGCGCCCTCGACCACATGGAGCGCCTCATCAACAGCGCCAAGATCCTCCGCATCAAGGTGCGCTTCACCGCGGAGGAGATGGTGAACATCGCCGCCGAGGTGGTCCGCCGCGGCAACCACAAGGAAGACGTCTACATCCGCCCCCTGGCCTATAAGAGCGCCGAGGTGGTGGCCAATATGAAGGCGCACCTGCTGGAAGACGACGTCATGGTCTTCGCCTTCCCCCTGGGCAACTACCTGGACCCCAACAAGGGCATCCACTGCGGCACCTCCAGTTGGCGCCGCATAGACGACCTGAGCATCCCGGCCCGCGCTAAGATTACCGGTTCCTACGTGAACAGCGTGCTGGCCAAGACGGAGGCCGTGGAGAGCGGCTTCGAAGAGGCCATCATGCTGAACCAGGACGGCCACGTCTCCGAAGGCAGCGGCGAGAATATCTTCCTGGTGAAGAACGGCAAGATTATCACGCCCGCTCCCGGCGATAACATCCTCATCGGCATCACCCGCGAAAGCATCATGACGCTGGCCAAGCAGGAGCTTGGGCTGGACACCATCGAGCGGCAAGTGGACCGCAGCGAGCTCTACCAGGCCGACGAGGTCTTCCTCACCGGCACGGCGGCGCACCTGACTCCTGTGGCGAAGATAGATCACCGCGCCATCGGCGACGGCAAGATCGGCCCGGTGACCCAGCGCCTCCAGACGCTCTACTTCGACGCCATGCGCGGCAAGAACAAGAAGTACATGCACTGGTGCCACCCGGTCTACGATAAGCCGGCCAAGGGCGTCGCCAGGACCAACGGCGCGGCCGCAGCCGCCCGTGCAGGCGACCGCCGCTAA